One Oceanispirochaeta sp. M1 DNA segment encodes these proteins:
- a CDS encoding alpha-galactosidase — protein MNRKNIIRIPDLLQAETEEGWISLHLNGDSWDGNGITVTTLPENETVKVLLHSPDIAVKRLLCSWKADFSPGVKILGDHWERGYGDLEWRGIVPQRIMPWYFLINQGESTTGFGVKTGTRSMCFWQLDSQAIKLCVDVRCGSRGVNLGERVLEAAVIVRRNSKDGENPFTAAQNFCSLLCEKPVLPDFPVYGGNNWYYAYGKSSHDEIIRDSGLISSLSENTENRPFMVVDDGWQTAWGGDTQNGGPWDRGNFSFPDMNGLVDDMKRSGVRPGIWFRPLKTVATIPTGFQRHKDHGAILDPSIPEVLDLVGRDTARFADWGYELIKHDFSTYDIFGNWGFEMGSSLIKDSFVFNDRSKTTAEIILNFYKTIADNAGNALVIGCNTVSHLSAGIFAVHRTGDDTSGRVWERTRLMGINTLSHRMIQHNNFYACDADCVGLTKQIPWELNRQWLELLSKSGTPLFVSADPKDINKREKEALKAAFTRASKPLAAAEPLDWMDTTCPVSWKLDGENANYNWFSEKAIGKSIELIPESLFH, from the coding sequence ATGAACAGAAAAAATATTATCAGAATACCAGACCTTCTTCAGGCTGAAACTGAAGAAGGATGGATCTCATTACATCTGAATGGTGATTCCTGGGATGGAAATGGAATAACAGTAACAACCCTTCCTGAAAATGAAACTGTTAAAGTATTGCTTCATTCTCCGGATATTGCTGTAAAAAGGCTCCTCTGCTCCTGGAAAGCCGATTTCTCACCGGGAGTGAAAATCCTCGGAGACCACTGGGAAAGAGGTTATGGAGATCTTGAATGGAGGGGTATCGTTCCACAACGGATAATGCCCTGGTATTTCCTGATCAATCAGGGAGAGTCCACAACCGGTTTCGGAGTAAAAACAGGGACCCGTTCCATGTGTTTCTGGCAGCTTGACTCCCAGGCGATAAAGCTCTGTGTTGATGTCCGTTGCGGCAGCCGAGGTGTGAATCTGGGAGAGAGAGTTCTTGAAGCAGCAGTCATTGTTCGCAGAAACAGCAAAGATGGCGAAAATCCTTTTACTGCAGCTCAGAACTTCTGTTCACTGCTATGTGAAAAACCGGTCCTTCCTGATTTCCCCGTTTACGGGGGCAACAACTGGTATTACGCCTATGGAAAGAGCTCCCATGATGAAATTATCAGAGATTCCGGGCTGATCTCATCTCTCTCGGAAAATACCGAGAACCGTCCTTTTATGGTAGTTGATGACGGATGGCAGACTGCCTGGGGAGGGGATACTCAGAATGGAGGTCCCTGGGACAGGGGTAATTTCAGTTTCCCCGACATGAACGGCCTGGTAGATGATATGAAAAGATCAGGAGTAAGACCGGGAATCTGGTTCCGACCACTAAAAACAGTAGCAACGATTCCTACAGGTTTCCAGCGCCATAAAGATCACGGGGCTATTCTTGATCCCAGTATCCCCGAGGTTCTGGATCTTGTGGGAAGGGATACAGCGCGGTTTGCAGATTGGGGATATGAGCTGATAAAACATGACTTCTCTACTTATGATATTTTCGGTAACTGGGGATTTGAAATGGGAAGTTCTCTTATTAAAGACAGCTTTGTTTTCAATGACAGAAGTAAAACTACTGCTGAAATTATATTGAACTTCTACAAAACCATTGCTGATAATGCCGGAAATGCACTTGTGATCGGCTGTAATACAGTGAGTCATCTCTCGGCAGGGATTTTTGCCGTCCATAGAACCGGTGATGATACAAGCGGTCGAGTCTGGGAAAGGACCAGGCTGATGGGTATCAACACTCTTTCACACAGGATGATTCAGCATAACAATTTTTATGCCTGTGATGCTGACTGTGTCGGACTGACAAAACAGATCCCCTGGGAGCTGAATCGTCAGTGGCTCGAACTTCTCTCGAAAAGCGGGACTCCCCTATTTGTCTCTGCAGATCCGAAGGATATAAATAAGAGAGAGAAAGAAGCACTGAAAGCAGCATTCACCAGGGCTTCAAAACCTCTAGCTGCGGCAGAACCACTGGACTGGATGGATACAACCTGCCCTGTCAGTTGGAAACTGGATGGAGAGAATGCAAACTATAATTGGTTCTCAGAGAAGGCAATAGGGAAAAGTATAGAACTGATACCCGAATCACTCTTCCATTAG
- a CDS encoding amylo-alpha-1,6-glucosidase: MNNTYFKSDNEDLEKAFRIASGDIAGNISLYKAEFLQQEESVLMAGMSYNRPWTRDAAINVWNGFGLINREISKKTLISMLTEDEFGKRIGGQYWDAIIWVTGAWNFYLYSGDRSFLEETMTISLNSLKYFENTEYDFETELFRGAPCYADGISAYPDRYTSVGSNHDIQYWAENNRELSHDKGEGLPIEALSTNCLYFNAYKLLSVMASELGIEIDPLWNEKERKIKKAINNQLWMEDKGYYRYFTDPWNGSDAQDGLGHSLAILFGVADEEQQEKILKNQHISPMGIPCLWPVFDRYNDRDDHVGRHNGTVWPHIQGFWGSAAAGIGNKSNFEKELKTLAGFAVRDGQFGEVFHPETGLEYGGLQENSEGVIEEYFFCHRQTWSATAYLRLILTGLFGMNFSPLGIHLSPIVPPDCSFAQLQGLDYRKMKLSIRINGNGEQIQSFSMNGKSFNRPFIPSDLEGEVSVEIILK, encoded by the coding sequence ATGAACAATACATATTTTAAAAGTGACAATGAAGATCTGGAAAAAGCATTCAGGATTGCTTCAGGCGATATCGCCGGAAACATATCTCTCTATAAAGCTGAGTTCCTGCAACAGGAGGAATCCGTACTCATGGCAGGGATGTCCTATAATCGCCCCTGGACAAGGGATGCTGCCATTAATGTCTGGAACGGCTTCGGCCTCATCAACAGGGAAATATCCAAAAAAACACTTATTTCCATGCTCACAGAAGATGAGTTCGGTAAAAGAATCGGCGGGCAGTATTGGGACGCCATAATCTGGGTGACCGGTGCCTGGAATTTCTATCTTTACTCGGGCGACCGCTCTTTTCTGGAAGAGACAATGACAATTTCCCTTAACAGTCTTAAGTATTTTGAAAATACAGAATATGACTTTGAAACGGAACTTTTCCGTGGAGCACCCTGTTATGCCGATGGCATTTCAGCCTACCCGGATCGTTATACATCAGTAGGTTCTAATCATGATATACAGTATTGGGCTGAAAATAACAGAGAGCTCAGTCATGATAAGGGAGAAGGTCTGCCTATAGAGGCACTTTCAACCAACTGCCTCTATTTCAACGCATATAAACTCCTGTCTGTCATGGCATCTGAGCTTGGGATTGAAATTGACCCTTTATGGAATGAAAAAGAGAGAAAGATAAAAAAGGCAATAAATAATCAGCTCTGGATGGAGGATAAGGGTTATTACAGATACTTTACTGATCCCTGGAATGGTTCTGATGCTCAGGATGGCCTGGGACACAGCCTTGCCATTCTATTTGGAGTCGCAGATGAGGAACAACAGGAAAAGATACTGAAAAACCAGCATATATCTCCCATGGGAATTCCCTGTCTGTGGCCTGTTTTTGACCGCTATAATGACAGAGATGACCATGTAGGCCGTCATAATGGAACAGTTTGGCCCCATATTCAGGGGTTCTGGGGATCTGCAGCGGCCGGGATCGGTAATAAAAGCAACTTTGAAAAAGAGTTGAAGACATTAGCAGGTTTTGCTGTCAGGGATGGTCAGTTTGGAGAAGTCTTCCATCCTGAAACAGGATTAGAATACGGAGGACTGCAGGAAAATTCAGAAGGAGTGATAGAGGAGTATTTTTTTTGTCATCGTCAAACCTGGAGTGCTACGGCCTATTTAAGACTTATACTTACAGGTCTCTTCGGGATGAACTTCTCACCCCTTGGTATACATCTTTCTCCGATTGTACCGCCGGATTGTTCTTTTGCTCAACTTCAAGGACTTGATTACAGGAAAATGAAACTCAGTATAAGAATAAATGGAAACGGAGAACAGATTCAGAGTTTTTCAATGAATGGGAAGAGCTTTAACAGACCGTTCATTCCTTCAGATCTTGAAGGCGAGGTTTCTGTTGAGATTATTTTGAAATAA
- a CDS encoding glycoside hydrolase family 2 protein — MKTIDLSGKWDVVSSCKQYSWVSDVPGSVLYDMDKSGSMGEGGAFYRNNNRKAPELMDRDYIFRKTFELSNEFFEQYDKSSSRIVLEADGLDTLTEIKVNEVLVAKTKNMHRSYSFDIAELLIPGGNSIEITFLNSLEYIKREHARRPLMAEDPEGITTIPGFYTIRKSHCSYGWDWGPQIPDAGIWRAIRIVRYDDCRFNDLRITQSHFSDHVVLDLSAETEHWGEKEFHIIGTVTSPSGHEIPFSFSAAENTKIRIDKPQLWWPNGMGEQYLYIVLADMTADGVVSGTVEKNIGLRTLTIARKPDEWGETFHFEVNGIPLFARGANYIPEDIYLNRMNEERTERLLGDCSEANFNCIRVWGGGVFPDDYFYDLCDRYGLIVWQDMMFACAIYDMLSDEFTENISEEIRDNLKRIRHHASLGLICGNNEMEWFFVDYDTFPQTKENEFEYIKQYHMVIPEIHKEICPEIFYWSSSPSSGGYFEEPNSPDKGDCHFWEVWHGNKDLSEYKNHYFRFMSEFGFESLPSIKTIESFTSEDDRNIFSPVMEEHQKRVGGNPKIVSYLSKYFRYPKDLDSLSYVSQLSQSDAIRIGVEHWRRNRGRCMGSIYWQLNDNWPVASWSSIDYYGRWKALHYGVKRAYDNILLSIDGVGRQAVIHLSNESNKLTRGTLSVRLISLDGTVLNEQSLTVECQSWSSAVMYTFDLKDGISPESAVLSAVYQCEERTYESAHFFEIYKYFDLKKPEITFVFKNWGDERSELTLSCDKPAIYVELDLMEGDCVFSDNYFHLFPGDEKKIQIRHLGNSPESYESFRIRSLVDSY, encoded by the coding sequence TTGAAAACAATAGATTTATCTGGAAAATGGGATGTCGTCAGTTCCTGTAAACAATATAGCTGGGTGAGCGATGTTCCCGGATCGGTACTCTATGATATGGACAAATCCGGTTCTATGGGGGAGGGCGGTGCATTTTACCGGAATAACAACCGCAAAGCTCCCGAATTGATGGATCGGGATTATATCTTCAGGAAAACATTTGAGCTTTCAAATGAATTCTTTGAGCAATATGATAAGAGCTCCAGCCGGATTGTTCTTGAAGCAGATGGTCTTGATACTCTGACTGAAATAAAAGTAAATGAAGTTCTTGTCGCCAAGACAAAAAACATGCATCGTTCCTATAGTTTCGACATTGCTGAATTACTGATTCCCGGTGGAAACTCTATTGAAATAACCTTCTTAAACTCATTGGAATATATAAAGAGGGAACATGCCAGACGACCCCTCATGGCAGAAGATCCGGAGGGTATTACAACAATTCCGGGTTTTTATACCATTCGTAAAAGCCACTGCAGTTACGGTTGGGACTGGGGACCTCAAATTCCAGATGCCGGGATTTGGAGAGCAATAAGAATCGTCAGATATGATGACTGCAGATTCAATGATTTGAGAATTACACAGAGTCATTTTTCAGATCATGTGGTCCTGGATCTCAGTGCTGAAACAGAACACTGGGGAGAAAAAGAGTTCCATATTATCGGCACTGTGACATCTCCTTCGGGACATGAAATTCCATTCTCATTCTCGGCAGCTGAAAATACAAAGATTAGAATTGATAAGCCTCAATTGTGGTGGCCCAACGGCATGGGAGAGCAGTATTTGTATATCGTTCTGGCTGATATGACTGCTGATGGAGTTGTGTCGGGTACAGTTGAAAAAAATATCGGTTTGAGAACACTGACAATCGCTCGTAAACCAGATGAATGGGGAGAGACGTTTCACTTCGAAGTCAACGGCATTCCTCTCTTTGCCAGGGGAGCTAACTATATCCCTGAAGATATATACCTCAACAGGATGAATGAAGAGCGAACTGAGAGGCTTCTCGGTGACTGCAGTGAAGCCAACTTCAATTGCATACGTGTCTGGGGGGGCGGTGTATTTCCTGATGATTATTTCTATGATCTCTGCGATCGCTATGGCCTGATAGTCTGGCAGGATATGATGTTTGCCTGTGCTATCTACGATATGTTAAGCGATGAGTTTACAGAGAATATTTCTGAAGAAATTCGGGATAATCTGAAAAGGATACGTCATCATGCGAGTCTCGGACTGATTTGCGGCAACAACGAGATGGAATGGTTTTTTGTTGATTATGATACATTTCCTCAGACAAAGGAAAATGAATTTGAGTATATAAAACAGTATCACATGGTCATTCCGGAAATCCACAAAGAGATCTGCCCTGAGATCTTTTACTGGTCCTCATCACCCTCTTCGGGAGGGTATTTTGAGGAGCCTAATTCACCTGATAAAGGGGATTGTCATTTCTGGGAGGTCTGGCACGGTAATAAGGATCTGTCTGAGTACAAAAATCACTATTTCCGCTTTATGTCGGAGTTTGGATTCGAGTCTCTTCCGTCCATAAAAACCATTGAATCCTTCACATCTGAGGATGATAGGAATATCTTCTCTCCTGTTATGGAAGAACATCAGAAACGGGTAGGGGGCAATCCCAAAATTGTCTCCTATCTGTCCAAGTATTTCCGTTATCCCAAAGATCTCGACTCTCTGTCTTATGTTTCTCAGTTGAGCCAGTCCGATGCAATTCGTATCGGTGTTGAACACTGGCGAAGAAACCGTGGCCGCTGTATGGGATCCATCTACTGGCAGCTCAATGATAATTGGCCCGTGGCTTCCTGGTCCAGCATCGATTATTACGGCCGCTGGAAGGCGCTGCATTATGGGGTGAAACGGGCCTACGATAATATTCTCCTCTCCATTGACGGAGTAGGAAGACAGGCAGTTATTCATCTGTCCAATGAGTCGAACAAGTTGACCAGAGGAACCCTGTCTGTACGCCTTATCTCCCTTGATGGAACTGTTCTCAACGAGCAGAGCCTGACTGTGGAGTGTCAATCATGGTCCAGTGCGGTCATGTATACATTTGATCTGAAAGATGGGATCTCCCCGGAATCCGCGGTTCTCAGTGCGGTTTACCAATGTGAAGAAAGAACTTACGAGTCGGCGCATTTTTTTGAAATCTATAAATATTTCGATCTGAAAAAGCCTGAAATAACCTTTGTTTTCAAAAACTGGGGTGATGAGAGAAGTGAACTGACTCTGTCCTGCGACAAACCGGCGATTTATGTCGAGTTGGATCTCATGGAAGGAGATTGTGTTTTTTCTGATAACTATTTTCACCTCTTTCCAGGAGATGAGAAAAAAATTCAGATTCGACACCTGGGTAATAGTCCGGAATCATATGAATCCTTCCGTATTAGATCTCTGGTGGATAGCTACTAA
- a CDS encoding glycosyl hydrolase 115 family protein: MKKQGLLKICFTPGENTFPLVDQDKCAPSLLIDKKDAKVIRIAADLLIQDIVTVSGVKPYLRTDDVKDGSSTVIIGTIGSSGPVDKLIAEGQLDVSEIKGKWEAFLITTVDSSLVIAGADRRGTVFGIFTLSRAMGVSPWYWWSEVRPKKRDSLYVRASNYTEGSPSVKYRGLFINDEVMGPNSMHDWAKKTFETEEGRIGPKVYTRVFELLLRLKANYCWPAMHPPSHWFNKNPLNPQLAEDYAIVMGTSHCEQMLRNNMTEWDSDTMGPWNYKVNRDGILDYWKERLESNSQYENTYTVGLRGTEDTELEGSESMSEMVELTQQALDDQRLLLSESINPNPEQIPQVLCLYKEVLVVYQNGLKVPDDITLLWVDDNHGYMRQLSTPEEQNRTGGSGLYYHLSLLGTPEGYLWLSTISPELMSSELTKAYEFGADRIWMFNVGDIKPAEKELNFALDLAWDINSWTPDKAEGYMKHWASETFGEERADAIADVMRRFYLLAASGKPEHVYRLEYTEAELDKRISDYRRLSDDAEAVADTLPDSLGDAYFHLILYPVQGSRWMNERMLLGRRSQINAVRGDVSAAMKDVDSSRKAADELKQLDRRYNSSGNGKWENFMTCQPRFNRPESPYATEKLIEESRNAVSELIFSLHDAETAKGVKYENDGLSGSEEGGEAVFSWNSEQEGISYIWVRTTKPSYSESSYSGEVPVPKLTGKFNESPWECDIPHFGNAWHTKMTPPTWCRMAKVKVNKGRNQLVLDLRDPLIIISELRLSMTLPLPAEHLKTLSAGDYTARGDGRHSDIVPLPGLGTGTGICAFPFTAPSLSTGQISDAPWVEYSIEIPAGSSRLLIRSLPNQRIHAGRGVRYAVSIDKAEPVVFDVQADEFSPQWQYNVIHGYTSRYIDFEHSELEKKIIRIYLLDPGLVLRELILDPVLKTVVKHTVS; this comes from the coding sequence ATGAAAAAACAAGGCCTCTTGAAAATATGTTTTACTCCTGGAGAAAACACTTTCCCTCTGGTTGATCAGGATAAATGCGCTCCCAGCTTACTGATTGATAAAAAAGATGCAAAAGTTATACGGATTGCAGCAGATTTACTGATCCAGGATATTGTAACAGTCAGTGGAGTAAAGCCGTATTTACGAACTGATGATGTCAAAGACGGGAGCTCTACTGTCATTATCGGCACTATCGGAAGCAGTGGACCTGTTGATAAACTCATTGCTGAAGGACAACTGGATGTCAGCGAAATCAAGGGGAAATGGGAAGCCTTTCTGATTACAACAGTTGATTCATCTCTTGTTATCGCCGGAGCTGACCGGCGAGGTACTGTTTTCGGAATCTTCACTCTCTCCAGAGCCATGGGAGTGTCTCCCTGGTACTGGTGGTCTGAAGTCAGACCAAAGAAGCGGGATTCTCTATATGTGAGGGCATCGAATTACACGGAAGGATCACCATCTGTCAAATACCGCGGACTTTTCATCAACGATGAAGTCATGGGACCGAACAGCATGCACGACTGGGCGAAAAAAACCTTTGAAACAGAAGAGGGCCGTATAGGTCCGAAGGTTTATACCCGGGTATTTGAGCTTTTACTGCGTCTAAAGGCAAATTATTGCTGGCCTGCCATGCATCCCCCTTCTCACTGGTTCAACAAGAATCCATTGAACCCGCAGCTGGCCGAAGATTATGCCATTGTAATGGGAACATCTCATTGTGAGCAGATGCTGCGTAATAATATGACCGAGTGGGACAGTGACACCATGGGTCCCTGGAACTACAAAGTTAATCGGGATGGAATTCTGGATTACTGGAAAGAGCGCCTTGAAAGCAACAGTCAATATGAAAACACCTATACCGTCGGTCTCAGGGGAACAGAAGATACAGAACTCGAGGGTAGCGAGAGTATGTCGGAGATGGTCGAACTGACCCAGCAGGCCCTGGATGACCAACGCCTGCTTCTGTCTGAAAGTATTAATCCGAATCCGGAGCAGATCCCCCAGGTTTTATGTCTATACAAAGAAGTACTTGTGGTTTATCAGAATGGTCTGAAGGTTCCGGATGATATCACATTGTTATGGGTTGATGATAATCACGGTTATATGCGGCAGCTCAGCACTCCTGAGGAGCAGAATCGCACAGGAGGCTCGGGGCTTTACTATCACCTCTCTCTCCTGGGTACACCCGAAGGTTATCTCTGGCTCAGTACTATCTCACCGGAACTGATGTCCAGTGAACTGACCAAAGCCTATGAATTCGGTGCTGACCGTATCTGGATGTTCAATGTAGGTGATATTAAGCCGGCTGAAAAAGAGTTGAACTTCGCCCTTGATCTCGCCTGGGATATAAACAGCTGGACACCGGATAAAGCAGAAGGCTATATGAAACACTGGGCCTCAGAAACTTTTGGTGAAGAGAGGGCCGATGCTATTGCTGATGTCATGAGACGTTTCTATCTATTGGCCGCATCGGGAAAGCCGGAACATGTGTATCGTCTGGAATACACTGAGGCAGAGCTTGATAAGAGAATCAGTGACTATAGGAGGCTTTCTGATGATGCAGAAGCTGTTGCTGATACTTTACCCGATTCACTGGGGGATGCCTATTTTCATTTGATTCTTTATCCCGTACAGGGATCCCGTTGGATGAATGAGCGGATGCTCCTCGGCCGACGGAGTCAAATTAATGCAGTCCGGGGGGATGTCTCCGCTGCAATGAAGGATGTTGATTCTTCCAGGAAAGCTGCAGATGAGTTGAAGCAGCTGGACAGACGTTATAATTCGTCGGGAAATGGAAAATGGGAAAACTTCATGACATGTCAACCGCGTTTTAACCGCCCTGAATCACCCTATGCAACGGAGAAATTGATCGAAGAGAGCAGGAATGCAGTATCAGAACTTATTTTTTCACTCCATGACGCTGAGACAGCAAAGGGTGTTAAATATGAAAATGATGGTTTATCCGGCAGCGAAGAGGGGGGGGAAGCCGTTTTCAGCTGGAATTCGGAACAAGAGGGGATCAGTTATATCTGGGTGAGAACGACCAAGCCCAGCTACAGCGAATCTTCCTACTCTGGAGAAGTCCCGGTTCCGAAACTCACTGGAAAATTCAATGAGAGTCCCTGGGAATGTGACATTCCCCACTTTGGAAATGCCTGGCATACTAAGATGACTCCCCCTACTTGGTGCAGGATGGCAAAAGTCAAGGTGAATAAAGGGAGGAATCAACTGGTTCTTGATCTCCGGGACCCTTTAATCATTATATCAGAGCTTCGTTTAAGTATGACTCTCCCATTACCGGCAGAACACCTCAAGACTCTCTCTGCCGGTGATTATACAGCCCGGGGAGACGGCAGACATTCAGATATTGTTCCTTTACCGGGACTCGGTACAGGGACCGGAATTTGCGCTTTTCCCTTCACGGCACCATCCCTCAGTACAGGGCAGATTTCTGATGCACCATGGGTGGAATATTCGATTGAGATCCCCGCCGGCAGCAGTAGACTTCTGATCAGGTCATTACCTAACCAGCGCATACATGCCGGCCGCGGGGTTCGATATGCTGTCTCAATTGATAAGGCTGAACCTGTGGTATTTGATGTCCAGGCAGACGAGTTCTCTCCCCAGTGGCAGTATAATGTTATCCATGGATATACATCACGTTACATTGATTTTGAACATTCCGAACTAGAGAAAAAGATCATCCGTATCTATCTTCTCGATCCCGGCTTAGTCCTCAGGGAACTGATTCTAGATCCTGTATTAAAGACTGTTGTAAAACACACAGTATCATAG
- a CDS encoding MBL fold metallo-hydrolase, whose protein sequence is MKIKILGTCAAEGWPALFCNCPACRKAGQLGVKNLRTRCSIQIDDLLKVDLPPDSLIHAHKYNLKMHELKYLLITHSHADHLSPGEIEYIIHPYAVPPVIENLKVLGNSECIAIMKKAMESPLSDFEGLMNEVRPFETLSLPPYSVTTLKANHRPDQFPLNYIIEKDGKSLLYTCDTGFYEEETWEFLKDRRVDMVISECTEGPNRSRGQYHMGFPDVLEFREKADKISLSDSDTQWILTHFSHGGGLLHDELVSLMEPEGFKVAWDGLEIDL, encoded by the coding sequence TTGAAAATTAAAATACTCGGCACTTGTGCTGCTGAAGGCTGGCCGGCATTGTTCTGTAATTGCCCTGCATGTCGGAAAGCAGGGCAATTAGGTGTAAAAAATCTGAGAACCAGATGTTCCATTCAGATTGATGATCTTTTGAAAGTCGATTTACCACCTGATTCTCTGATTCATGCCCATAAATACAATTTGAAGATGCATGAACTGAAATATTTACTGATAACTCATTCCCATGCAGACCATCTAAGTCCCGGTGAAATTGAATACATTATTCATCCCTATGCTGTACCACCTGTAATCGAAAACCTGAAGGTCCTTGGGAATTCTGAGTGTATAGCCATTATGAAGAAAGCAATGGAGAGCCCTTTGAGTGATTTCGAGGGATTGATGAATGAAGTTCGTCCTTTTGAAACTCTATCTTTGCCACCATATTCGGTGACAACTCTGAAGGCAAATCACAGACCGGATCAGTTTCCCCTGAACTATATAATTGAAAAAGATGGTAAAAGCCTTCTTTATACATGTGATACAGGGTTTTATGAAGAGGAAACTTGGGAATTCCTCAAGGACAGGAGGGTCGATATGGTTATCAGTGAATGTACGGAAGGACCAAATCGATCACGCGGTCAATACCATATGGGATTTCCCGATGTTCTTGAATTTAGAGAAAAAGCCGATAAAATCTCACTATCTGATTCAGATACACAGTGGATTCTGACGCATTTTTCTCATGGAGGTGGATTACTTCATGATGAACTTGTTTCCCTGATGGAACCTGAAGGTTTCAAAGTTGCCTGGGATGGTTTAGAGATAGATTTATAA
- a CDS encoding HIT family protein: MNIDKNCMYCTRDHRVSDLMIEIAELKVTTFFFFKEQTHPGRCIVAYNKGHKGELFELDTQERHDLMDDMAKASEAIQKVFNPDKLNYASFGDKGPHIHFHLVPKYKDEAKWGAIFDMMPEEKKFLEDSQYKTHIEALRKAL, from the coding sequence ATGAACATAGACAAAAATTGTATGTATTGTACCCGTGATCACAGAGTTTCGGACTTGATGATTGAAATAGCCGAGTTAAAAGTCACCACCTTTTTCTTTTTCAAGGAGCAGACTCACCCGGGGCGATGCATCGTTGCTTATAACAAAGGACATAAGGGTGAATTATTTGAATTGGACACTCAGGAAAGACATGACCTGATGGATGACATGGCAAAGGCATCTGAAGCCATACAGAAAGTATTTAATCCAGACAAGCTGAACTATGCTTCATTTGGAGATAAGGGGCCTCATATCCATTTCCACCTGGTACCCAAGTATAAAGATGAAGCTAAATGGGGTGCCATCTTTGATATGATGCCCGAAGAAAAAAAGTTCCTCGAGGATTCACAATACAAGACCCATATTGAAGCTCTCAGAAAAGCGTTATAA
- a CDS encoding glycerophosphodiester phosphodiesterase family protein yields the protein MEWIVKTGQKVNVELVAHRGANGEAPENTISAFNICQVRDIDYVEIDIRSSLDGVLYNHHDKRLGRTSNGKGLFRLRRSSYIDSLDAGSWFSEDFAGEKIPRVEDILMAVGKRTKLFFDVKSCNLKKLLSLIKKYEMQDRCFFWFKKEHMVRSFRKTAPHMALKINCDTPERLSELKARYNPQIIECHLKNVSNKMVDECKNLGLKLMINYGEYDMERFNKALESGADMIVLDYPVKYLKDLQ from the coding sequence ATGGAATGGATTGTAAAAACCGGACAAAAAGTTAATGTAGAATTAGTGGCTCATAGGGGAGCCAACGGGGAAGCTCCTGAGAACACAATATCAGCTTTTAATATCTGTCAGGTACGGGATATAGATTATGTTGAGATTGATATCAGATCCAGCCTTGACGGCGTTCTCTACAATCACCACGATAAACGTCTTGGAAGAACATCTAATGGAAAGGGGCTATTTAGACTCAGAAGATCTTCTTATATTGACAGTCTCGATGCGGGTTCCTGGTTTTCTGAAGACTTTGCCGGAGAGAAAATCCCAAGAGTAGAAGATATTCTCATGGCTGTCGGAAAACGTACAAAACTTTTTTTTGATGTAAAATCCTGCAATCTGAAAAAATTATTGTCACTGATAAAAAAATACGAGATGCAGGATAGGTGTTTTTTCTGGTTCAAAAAGGAACATATGGTCAGATCATTCCGAAAAACAGCACCCCATATGGCCTTGAAAATAAATTGCGACACACCAGAACGTTTATCTGAATTGAAAGCCCGGTACAATCCTCAGATAATTGAGTGTCATTTAAAAAACGTCAGCAATAAAATGGTTGATGAATGTAAAAACCTGGGCTTAAAGCTGATGATCAACTATGGTGAATATGACATGGAACGCTTTAATAAAGCCCTGGAATCAGGAGCTGATATGATTGTTCTGGACTATCCAGTCAAATATTTAAAAGACCTTCAATAA